One part of the Rutidosis leptorrhynchoides isolate AG116_Rl617_1_P2 chromosome 1, CSIRO_AGI_Rlap_v1, whole genome shotgun sequence genome encodes these proteins:
- the LOC139900910 gene encoding uncharacterized protein: MSGEMVKEITSRFAKLEKFEGADFRRWQKKMQFLLTTMKLMYLLSTPRPDESDEEIMEHARLRSKWDNDDLMCRDPILNGMFDVLFDVYNSVEWAKELWDKLEAKYMADDASRKKFHVSNFNNYKIVDTRPIMEQFHEILRILGQFTKHNISMDETFSISSIIDKLPSSWQDFRHTLKHKKEDMNLNELGSHLRIEESIQA; this comes from the coding sequence ATGTCCGGTGAAATGGTGAAAGAGATTACTTCAAGGTTTGCAAAATTGGAAAAGTTTGAAGGGgcagattttaggagatggcaaaagaagatgcaattTCTTTTAACTACAATGAAATTGATGTATTTGTTGTCAACTCCAAGGCCCGATGAATCGGATGAAGAGATAATGGAACATGCCAGATTAAGAAGCAAATGGGACAATGATGACTTGATGTGTCGTGACCCCATTCTAAACGGTATGTTCGATGTTTTATTTGACGTTTACAATTCGGTTGAATGGGCAAAGGAACTTTGGGATAAATTGGAGGCCAAATATATGGCCGATGACGCATCTAGAAAGAAATTTCATGTTAGTAACTTTAACAATTACAAGATTGTTGATACTAGGCCTATCATGGAACAATTCCATGAGATCCTTAGGATCTTGGGGCAATTTACCAAACATAACATAAGTATGGATGAAACTTTCTCGATTTCATCCATCATTGATAAATTGCCATCCTCATGGCAAGATTTTAGACACACACTCAAACACAAGAAAGAAGATATGAATTTGAATGAGTTGGGTAGTCACTTGAGAATTGAGGAATCAATTCAGGCATAA